Proteins found in one Calypte anna isolate BGI_N300 chromosome 10, bCalAnn1_v1.p, whole genome shotgun sequence genomic segment:
- the LOC103525862 gene encoding uncharacterized protein LOC103525862: MRTRRRHWDTTQVDEDHEGIVSTLVQTLGTPDGPFLQPFRWLRSWVRQCHWGDAEYLPLQVSASRQAAAGVASTAAFFLCEGLLGQHFDVVPNGVAEPQPGDLFLFPLASGGPSWWCAHTGVYCGDGEIIHLEGSSGMSPSGIVAKHSKSHLLRTRGPAKVLRRKGGMDAAALRRRIRVAMDQELEYDAVTCNCVHFALALLGLGHLAGAMVSPALQ, encoded by the exons ATGAGGACCAGGAGGAGGCACTGGGATACCACACAGGTGGATGAGGACCATGAGGGGATA GTGAGCACCCTGGTGCAGACCCTGGGCACCCCGGACGgccccttcctccagcccttccGCTGGCTGCGCTCCTGGGTGCGGCAG TGTCACTGGGGTGACGCCGAGTATTTGCCCCTCCAGGTGAGCGCCTCCAGGCAG gcagcagctggggtggCAAGCACAGCAGCGTTCTTCCTCTGCGAGGGGCTGCTGGGCCAGCATTTTGACGTGGTCCCCAATGGGGTGGCCGAGCCCCAGCCTGGAgatctcttcctcttccctctggcCTCGGGGGGCCCCAGCTGGTGGTGTGCCCACACTGGTGTCTACTGTGGTGATGGGGAGATCATCCACCTGGAAG GCAGCTCGGGGATGTCTCCATCTGGGATTGTGGCCAAGCACAGCAAGAGTCACCTGCTCCGGACACGGGGTCCGGCCAAGGTACTGcggaggaagggagggatggatgcagCTGCCCTGCGGCGACGGATCCGGGTGGCCATGGACCAGGAGCTGGAGTACGATGCTGTCACCTGCAACTGTGTTCACTTTGCCCTTGCTCTGCTAGGGCTGGGGCACCTCGCTGGTGCCATG Gtatccccagcactgcagtga